A single Pedobacter sp. PACM 27299 DNA region contains:
- a CDS encoding FecR family protein produces MNDQRFTELLSKKLSDEISMEEHKEFVSMMENNAAYQQEYKSLNHYFEAEEAIVQPEMARLFEKIKGKIEIPEPVSYGKTAQLPLLKTGTWYRIAAILVIGICSFAAYQFFTKSKPDTALLALDWKTLNTPSRLTEKLVLADGTTVTLNAESQLKYPAKFTGTSREVYLSGEAFFEVKKDAQHPFVIHTDKMSIKVLGTSFDIKAYKNDREYSTSLITGAVQIQLKDKKGQILLKPSEKFNLHNKRSAEADTLAYHISALNLLEAGENPATAFMETSWLSHKLIFQEEPFEVLANTLSRWYGMNIIFKNEKLKDVKFTGLFEKETLNEALKALQLIEFFQYKIADKTVYIY; encoded by the coding sequence ATGAACGATCAAAGATTTACAGAATTGCTGAGTAAGAAGCTCTCGGATGAAATTTCCATGGAGGAACATAAAGAATTTGTGTCCATGATGGAAAATAATGCCGCTTATCAGCAGGAATATAAATCATTAAACCATTATTTTGAAGCTGAAGAGGCAATTGTCCAACCAGAAATGGCTCGTCTTTTTGAAAAGATCAAAGGAAAAATAGAAATACCTGAACCTGTATCATACGGAAAAACAGCGCAGCTGCCCCTGCTGAAAACAGGAACCTGGTATCGCATTGCAGCGATTTTAGTCATCGGTATTTGTTCCTTTGCTGCTTATCAGTTTTTTACCAAAAGCAAACCTGATACGGCTTTGCTGGCGCTGGATTGGAAAACATTAAACACTCCCAGCCGTCTGACAGAAAAACTCGTACTTGCTGACGGCACTACGGTTACTTTAAACGCTGAAAGTCAACTCAAATACCCTGCGAAATTTACCGGAACCAGCAGAGAAGTATACCTGAGTGGTGAAGCATTTTTTGAAGTAAAGAAAGATGCGCAACATCCTTTTGTGATTCATACCGACAAAATGAGCATTAAGGTACTTGGTACTTCTTTTGATATTAAAGCTTATAAAAACGATCGTGAGTACAGCACCAGCCTCATTACTGGCGCTGTTCAAATTCAATTAAAAGACAAAAAAGGGCAGATCCTTCTGAAGCCATCAGAAAAGTTTAATCTTCATAATAAGCGCAGTGCTGAAGCAGATACGCTTGCCTATCATATCAGTGCTTTAAATTTACTGGAAGCCGGAGAAAATCCAGCTACCGCTTTTATGGAAACCTCCTGGTTGAGCCATAAGTTAATCTTTCAGGAAGAACCTTTCGAAGTACTGGCCAATACCCTATCCAGATGGTATGGCATGAACATCATCTTCAAAAATGAAAAGCTGAAGGATGTTAAATTTACTGGCCTTTTTGAAAAAGAAACCTTAAATGAAGCTTTGAAAGCATTGCAATTGATTGAATTCTTTCAATATAAAATAGCAGACAAAACTGTTTATATTTACTAA
- a CDS encoding SusC/RagA family TonB-linked outer membrane protein, translating to MEMRKPLQLTCLLLYASANLFAAVKTDKFGAIPALRPLSLGLSKPYFLETIKGTVKDDKGGTLPGVSVKVKSSGQTTQTNASGQYSITAKAGDVLVFSYIGYQSKEVSVSSQGTVDMVLVEDAQNLEGVVVTALGIKKSTKSLTYNVQTLNSKDVNEVKDPSFVNSLTGKVSGLTLTHSSAPGGSTKAVLRGNKSISGNNNALYVVDGVPLPNLSGTGTTDGFQISDAGDGISNLNPEDIEEVSVLSGASASALYGGQASNGVILITTKKGKAGKTVVNFNSSTTFDNPFILPKTQNTYGAPAPVGESKTTPYNGWGAKAATPGSYSPNDFFQTGKTFTNALSISGGTEKNQSLFSAASTNAEGIIPNNKLDRYNFSFRNTSSYFDNKLNLDARAEYIYQKTQNMPGQGQYYNPLTSVYLFPGASENFDNVKNYEVFDPIRKIDTQNWAYGDAGINLQNPYWISNRNLFQVQRARVVGSFTAKYNFTDYLNLQGRVRMDRSTDQGETKIYATTLANLSGNSPNGNYTSLDNLNSQTYADLLLNFNKTFGEFSLNATAGASLQNLTVKGLTIGGPLDPYKVPNFFSLLNVTQANLKPVPNAYREQNQAAFLTATLGYKNYLFLDLTGRNDWNSTLPKPFFYPSVGLSAVVSEMASLPEFISFAKLRLSYAEVGNAIPQAYAYATNPTYPITGGAIVPFTGKPFSTLKPERSKSFEIGTDLRFMDNKLSLNATYYKTHTVNQFFRVTVSETVGYKTYDLNAGDVQNQGLEMSLGYRAQFGELSWTPNINFSFNRNKIIDLYSYNDPATGQFIDVKQIQLGGSSVIRKGGAYGEIQVKDFLKDANGALVLDDKGLPQYSNNLITAGNVNPRYMLSMNNGFKYKNFNLNFLVDSRIGGQVISNTEKTLDKFGMSQRTADSRDAGGIMANGVNATQDYYGRISSELTPYVYSATNVRLRELSFGYTFPAQVFNNKIQKIQLSVIGRNLWMIYKKAPFDPDVITLTGNAYQGFDDFAMPSLRSIGFNVNFTF from the coding sequence ATGGAAATGAGAAAACCATTACAACTGACGTGTTTATTACTTTACGCTTCTGCAAATCTATTTGCAGCTGTAAAGACCGACAAATTTGGGGCAATTCCTGCCCTCAGACCCCTTTCTTTAGGGCTCAGCAAACCTTATTTTCTGGAAACTATCAAAGGAACTGTAAAAGATGACAAAGGTGGGACGCTACCTGGTGTGTCTGTCAAAGTGAAAAGTTCTGGGCAGACGACTCAAACTAATGCCAGCGGACAATACAGTATTACTGCTAAAGCTGGTGATGTGCTCGTGTTTTCTTATATAGGCTACCAGAGTAAAGAAGTATCTGTTTCCTCGCAAGGTACCGTTGATATGGTCCTGGTTGAAGATGCTCAAAATCTGGAAGGAGTAGTTGTGACCGCTTTAGGGATCAAGAAATCTACGAAATCCTTAACTTATAATGTACAGACTTTAAACTCTAAAGATGTAAATGAGGTTAAAGATCCAAGTTTTGTGAACAGTTTAACGGGTAAAGTGTCCGGGTTAACTTTAACCCACTCTTCCGCACCTGGAGGATCAACCAAAGCAGTGCTCCGTGGAAATAAATCGATCAGCGGAAATAACAATGCGCTGTATGTGGTTGATGGAGTACCCTTGCCAAATTTAAGTGGAACAGGGACGACTGATGGTTTTCAAATCAGTGATGCCGGCGATGGGATCTCTAATTTAAACCCGGAAGATATCGAAGAAGTGAGTGTATTGAGTGGGGCTTCAGCTTCTGCACTTTACGGTGGACAAGCTTCAAATGGGGTGATTCTGATCACTACCAAAAAAGGTAAAGCAGGTAAAACGGTAGTGAATTTCAATTCCAGCACGACTTTTGATAATCCCTTTATTTTGCCTAAAACACAAAATACCTATGGCGCACCGGCACCTGTAGGGGAAAGTAAAACAACACCATATAATGGATGGGGTGCTAAAGCTGCAACGCCAGGAAGTTATAGTCCAAACGATTTCTTCCAAACTGGTAAAACTTTTACCAATGCGCTTTCCATTTCCGGAGGTACGGAGAAAAACCAGAGTTTATTCTCGGCTGCTTCCACCAATGCGGAAGGTATTATCCCAAATAATAAACTGGATCGTTACAACTTCTCCTTTAGAAATACCTCTTCTTATTTTGACAATAAGCTGAACCTGGATGCCAGAGCAGAATACATCTACCAGAAAACGCAGAACATGCCAGGACAAGGACAATATTATAATCCTTTGACCTCCGTTTATCTGTTTCCTGGTGCTTCGGAAAATTTCGATAACGTGAAAAATTATGAAGTATTCGATCCTATCCGTAAGATTGATACTCAAAATTGGGCTTATGGCGATGCAGGTATCAATTTGCAAAACCCTTATTGGATTAGCAACCGCAACCTATTCCAGGTGCAAAGGGCCAGAGTGGTAGGTTCCTTTACGGCTAAATATAACTTTACAGACTACCTGAATTTACAAGGCCGTGTGAGAATGGATAGAAGTACAGATCAGGGAGAAACTAAAATCTATGCCACTACCTTAGCTAATTTATCAGGAAATAGCCCAAATGGTAATTACACTAGCCTGGACAATTTAAACAGTCAGACTTATGCGGATTTACTCTTGAACTTCAACAAGACTTTCGGTGAATTCAGCTTGAATGCGACCGCGGGTGCCAGTTTACAGAACCTAACTGTTAAAGGCTTAACCATAGGCGGTCCATTGGATCCTTATAAAGTACCTAACTTTTTTAGTTTGCTAAATGTAACTCAGGCGAACCTAAAGCCTGTGCCGAATGCTTATCGCGAGCAAAATCAAGCAGCATTTCTGACCGCTACTTTAGGGTATAAAAATTACCTGTTTTTGGATTTAACCGGGCGTAACGACTGGAACTCCACTTTGCCAAAACCTTTCTTTTATCCTTCAGTAGGTTTAAGTGCAGTGGTTAGTGAGATGGCCAGTCTGCCTGAATTTATCTCTTTTGCAAAGCTAAGGTTATCTTATGCAGAAGTAGGAAATGCCATTCCTCAGGCCTATGCCTATGCAACAAATCCTACTTACCCCATCACAGGTGGTGCCATCGTTCCTTTCACTGGAAAACCATTCAGTACCCTGAAACCAGAACGTAGTAAATCTTTTGAGATTGGAACAGATTTGCGCTTTATGGACAATAAGTTGAGTCTGAATGCAACATATTATAAAACTCATACGGTGAACCAGTTTTTCAGAGTTACCGTTTCTGAAACGGTAGGTTATAAAACTTACGATCTGAATGCTGGTGATGTACAGAATCAAGGTTTAGAAATGAGTTTAGGCTATCGTGCCCAATTTGGGGAACTGAGCTGGACACCAAATATTAACTTCTCTTTCAATAGGAACAAAATTATTGATCTATACAGCTATAATGACCCGGCAACCGGTCAGTTTATCGATGTCAAACAGATCCAGTTGGGTGGTTCTTCAGTGATCAGAAAAGGCGGTGCCTATGGGGAAATTCAAGTAAAAGACTTCCTGAAAGATGCAAATGGTGCACTAGTGCTGGATGATAAGGGTTTACCTCAATATTCCAATAACTTAATTACTGCGGGTAATGTAAACCCTAGATATATGTTGAGTATGAACAACGGTTTTAAGTATAAAAACTTTAATCTGAATTTCTTAGTCGACAGCAGAATTGGCGGGCAAGTAATCTCTAACACAGAGAAAACACTGGATAAATTCGGAATGTCTCAAAGAACTGCGGATAGCCGTGATGCGGGTGGGATCATGGCCAATGGCGTAAATGCAACTCAGGATTATTATGGCAGAATTTCTTCAGAACTGACGCCTTACGTATATAGTGCAACAAACGTTCGTCTGCGTGAGCTTTCTTTCGGCTATACTTTCCCTGCACAAGTATTTAACAATAAAATACAAAAGATTCAGCTGTCTGTGATCGGAAGAAACCTATGGATGATTTACAAGAAAGCACCGTTTGATCCGGATGTCATCACCCTAACCGGAAACGCTTACCAAGGCTTTGATGATTTCGCAATGCCAAGTTTAAGAAGCATTGGTTTCAACGTTAATTTCACATTTTAA
- a CDS encoding RagB/SusD family nutrient uptake outer membrane protein, translating to MKTLIKKTGLGALVALSLVMTQSSCTKDYDVYNTNPNGLTEEDLQKDNISAGIFLPEMQVNVFYCKTNDDYIYQLQQNLNADIFSGYFAPPGDFGGPNNSTYALKTGWNLWPFKVGYSGIMNSWREVHKRATANPQYIAIADILRVEGMHRVTDVYGPIPYTKFGTGVLSTPYDDQKTVYTAFFAELDAAIKVLSDFMVKNPTDNSLARFDLVYDGNIKQWLKFANSLKLRLAIRISYADPALARTKAEEAVNNPNGLLLTNADNALVIAGKGVPTRNGLWVDDISYKDTRMNASAESILKGFSDPRLSKYFNLSTVVPGDYKGVRNGISFSGKPDGYVNSSSSSLKESTPVQYMCAAEVSFLRAEGALKGWNMGGTAQSFYAEGVKLSFEQVNASGLDVYLANNTGTQAPYTDPINAANNIPANSPLLSKTTVKWDEAASAEQKLERIITQKWIAIFPDGMEAWSEYRRTGYPKIFPVLNNQSGGTIDTDKQIRRLPFSDDEYKNNTEEVTKAISLLGGPDNGGTKLWWDKKN from the coding sequence ATGAAAACCTTAATCAAAAAAACCGGGCTTGGCGCCTTAGTTGCGTTATCGCTTGTCATGACTCAAAGCTCTTGTACAAAAGACTATGATGTATACAATACCAATCCAAACGGATTAACAGAAGAAGATTTGCAGAAAGACAATATTTCGGCGGGTATATTCCTTCCTGAAATGCAAGTGAATGTTTTCTATTGTAAAACCAATGACGATTACATTTATCAGCTTCAGCAAAACTTAAATGCCGATATTTTCTCTGGTTACTTTGCCCCTCCGGGTGATTTCGGTGGGCCAAATAACTCTACCTATGCCTTAAAAACAGGATGGAACCTTTGGCCATTCAAAGTCGGTTACAGTGGCATTATGAACAGCTGGAGAGAAGTTCATAAACGTGCGACCGCCAATCCTCAATATATTGCCATTGCTGATATTCTAAGAGTAGAGGGGATGCACCGTGTCACAGATGTTTATGGCCCAATCCCTTATACCAAATTTGGAACAGGGGTGTTGAGTACCCCTTATGATGATCAGAAAACCGTATACACCGCTTTTTTTGCGGAATTGGATGCTGCGATTAAAGTGCTTTCTGATTTTATGGTTAAAAATCCAACAGATAACTCCTTAGCTCGCTTTGACCTGGTATATGATGGAAATATTAAACAATGGCTCAAATTTGCGAACTCGCTGAAACTACGTCTGGCAATTCGCATCTCGTATGCAGATCCAGCTTTAGCGAGAACTAAGGCAGAAGAAGCAGTGAATAATCCCAATGGTCTGCTGTTAACCAATGCCGATAATGCCCTGGTGATTGCCGGTAAAGGTGTGCCTACCAGAAATGGACTGTGGGTGGATGATATCTCTTATAAAGATACGCGTATGAATGCCTCTGCTGAATCTATCTTAAAAGGTTTTTCAGACCCTCGATTGAGTAAATATTTTAACCTTTCTACCGTTGTTCCAGGTGATTATAAAGGGGTTCGTAACGGTATTTCTTTTAGTGGTAAACCAGATGGTTACGTGAATTCATCTTCCTCCAGTTTAAAAGAAAGTACCCCGGTTCAATATATGTGCGCTGCGGAGGTATCTTTCCTTCGTGCTGAAGGTGCATTAAAAGGATGGAACATGGGCGGTACCGCGCAGTCTTTCTATGCAGAAGGGGTGAAGCTTTCCTTCGAGCAGGTAAATGCGAGTGGACTGGATGTTTACCTGGCTAATAATACAGGCACTCAAGCCCCATATACTGACCCAATTAATGCTGCGAATAACATACCTGCTAATTCTCCTTTATTGAGCAAAACTACTGTGAAATGGGATGAAGCTGCAAGTGCAGAGCAGAAGTTAGAACGCATCATCACGCAGAAATGGATCGCTATTTTTCCTGATGGAATGGAGGCATGGTCGGAATACAGACGTACAGGATATCCAAAAATCTTCCCTGTACTGAATAACCAGAGTGGTGGAACGATCGATACCGACAAACAAATCCGCAGGTTGCCTTTCTCTGATGATGAGTATAAAAACAACACAGAAGAAGTAACTAAAGCCATTTCATTGCTTGGTGGCCCTGATAACGGCGGTACAAAGCTATGGTGGGATAAGAAAAACTAA
- a CDS encoding RNA polymerase sigma-70 factor, which translates to MKIVKPDLSGLWTKICTEDDITSFEALYHLLGSRLLRFSIYYVSSKEVAEEIVSEVFVKCWENRKVNLHVLNPETYLFVAIRNQSLKYLRKHQQIQLVEIEDHHEQLYVADNNPQKELERKELQLKLDQAIDTLPPQARLIFKLIKENGMKYKEVAEILEISPRTVQTQLFRATAKLRVVLSAYREIDRQSNLSDHAFGLMMILGLTNYILIFCRQF; encoded by the coding sequence TTGAAAATCGTAAAGCCTGACTTATCCGGTCTGTGGACAAAGATTTGTACCGAAGATGACATCACATCTTTCGAGGCTTTATACCATTTACTTGGCAGCAGGTTACTTCGGTTCTCCATCTATTATGTTTCGAGCAAGGAGGTGGCAGAAGAAATCGTTTCTGAGGTATTTGTGAAATGCTGGGAAAACAGGAAGGTCAATCTTCATGTGCTCAATCCTGAAACGTATTTGTTTGTGGCAATCAGAAACCAGAGTTTAAAATACCTCAGAAAGCACCAGCAAATTCAGCTGGTAGAAATAGAAGATCATCATGAGCAGTTATATGTAGCTGACAATAATCCCCAAAAGGAGTTGGAAAGAAAAGAATTACAACTGAAATTAGATCAGGCTATTGATACGCTGCCACCACAGGCCAGATTGATTTTTAAGCTGATCAAGGAGAATGGAATGAAATATAAGGAAGTTGCTGAAATCCTGGAAATTTCTCCGAGAACAGTGCAGACTCAGCTTTTTAGGGCAACTGCAAAACTTAGGGTGGTGCTTAGCGCATACCGGGAGATCGATCGCCAAAGCAATCTTTCAGATCATGCGTTCGGTTTGATGATGATTTTAGGACTAACAAACTATATTTTAATCTTTTGTAGGCAATTTTAA